A single genomic interval of Juglans regia cultivar Chandler chromosome 1, Walnut 2.0, whole genome shotgun sequence harbors:
- the LOC108990476 gene encoding UDP-glucuronate:xylan alpha-glucuronosyltransferase 1-like codes for MRGAMGTSTSAVESRHRLSASIEDVYKRRFPKSKAKPLHISIQDRSSRCKFSLLKLVLLVIVSGAFVKLLHSPDVYNSNDLAHSGSRSSFVDRWIWGGQDPRYRSNLDIEWDDIMKVLEKVTEKHENWGIGLVNFNNREIDHWKQLIPDAKHIVLHMDYAAKNVTWASLYPEWIDEEEETEVPICPSLPKIDATGIRLNLITVKLPCRNEGNWSRDVGRLHLQLAAADLAASFKGLYPVHLLFITNCFPIPNLFTCKELVARQGNAWLYKPGLHALREKVHLPVGSCELALPLRGNELIYSRNMHREAYATILHSAHVYVCGAIAAAQSIRMSGSTRDLVILVDETISAYHRSGLEAAGWKIKTIQRIRNPKAEKDAYNEWNYSKFRLWQLTDYDKIIFIDADLLILRNIDFLFGMPEISATGNNGTLFNSGVMVVEPSNCTFQLLMDHINEIESYNGGDQGYLNEIFTWWHRIPKHMNFLKHFWVGDEEEVKEMKTKLFGSEPPILYVLHYLGVKPWLCFRDYDCNWNVDIFQEFASDVAHERWWKVHDAMPVLLQQFCLLRSKQKAQLEWDRMQAEKANYTDGHWNIKVRDRRLKKCIDNICSWKNMLKHWGETNWTDDASFTPTPPAISTASLPVV; via the exons ATGAGAGGAGCAATGGGTACTTCCACAAGTGCTGTTGAGTCTCGACATCGTTTGTCTGCATCAAT TGAAGACGTATACAAAAGAAGATTTCCAAAGAGCAAAGCTAAGCCTTTACATATATCCATTCAAGATAGAAGTTCAAGATGCAAGTTTTCTCTGCTGAAACTTGTCCTCCTAGTTATCGTATCTGGAGCATTTGTAAAACTCCTACACTCTCCAGACGTTTACAACAGCAATGATCTAGCACATTCTGGTTCTAG GTCAAGTTTTGTGGACAGATGGATATGGGGTGGTCAAGATCCTCGTTATCGATCAAATCTAGACATTGAGTGGGATGACATTATGAAAGTTCTGGAAAAGGTGACTGAGAAACATGAAAATTGGGGAATCGGTCTTGTAAACTTCAATAACCGTGAAATCGATCATTGGAAGCAGCTTATTCCTGATGCCAAACACATTGTTCTGCACATGGACTACGCTGCAAAAAATGTGACATGGGCTTCCTTATATCCAGAATGGAttgatgaggaagaagaaactgAAGTGCCCATTTGCCCATCTCTACCAAAGATTGATGCCACAGGAATCCGACTTAATCTTATAACTGTTAAGCTTCCTTGTCGGAACGAGGGGAATTGGTCCAGAGATGTAGGTCGGCTGCACTTGCAGCTTGCAGCTGCTGATCTAGCAGCCTCCTTCAAAGGCTTGTATCCAGTGCATTTGCTTTTCATTACAAACTGCTTCCCTATACCAAATCTGTTTACTTGCAAGGAACTTGTTGCACGTCAAGGGAATGCATGGCTATACAAACCAGGCCTGCATGCACTAAGAGAAAAAGTCCATCTCCCAGTAGGCTCTTGCGAACTTGCACTTCCTCTCAGGGGCAATG AGCTGATTTACTCAAGAAATATGCACCGAGAAGCATATGCAACGATTCTACATTCAGCTCATGTTTATGTTTGTGGAGCCATTGCTGCTGCCCAGAGCATCCGCATGTCTGGCTCCACAAGAGACCTTGTCATACTTGTGGATGAAACGATCAGTGCCTATCACAGAAGTGGACTTGAAGCTGCAGGTTGGAAGATCAAGACAATCCAGAGGATCAGGAACCCAAAAGCTGAGAAAGATGCCTATAACGAATGGAATTACAGCAAGTTCCGGTTATGGCAGTTAACTGATTATGACAAGATCATTTTCATCGATGCTGATTTGCTCATACTCAGAAACATTGATTTCTTATTTGGGATGCCAGAAATTTCTGCAACGGGGAACAATGGCACACTCTTTAACTCCGGTGTCATGGTTGTTGAGCCTTCAAACTGCACTTTCCAGCTTTTGATGGATCACATCAATGAGATTGAGTCGTATAATGGGGGGGACCAAGGTTACTTGAATGAGATTTTCACATGGTGGCATAGGATTCCAAAACACATGAATTTCTTGAAGCATTTCTGGGTTGGTGACGAGGAAGAAGTTAAGGAGATGAAAACTAAGCTCTTTGGCTCCGAGCCTCCAATTCTCTATGTCCTTCACTATCTGGGAGTGAAGCCATGGCTATGCTTCCGTGATTATGATTGTAATTGGAATGTTGATATATTCCAAGAATTTGCAAGTGACGTTGCACACGAAAGGTGGTGGAAAGTACATGATGCAATGCCTGTGCTATTGCAGCAGTTCTGCCTCTTGAGATCAAAGCAAAAGGCGCAGCTTGAATGGGACCGTATGCAAGCCGAGAAAGCAAACTACACAGACGGGCATTGGAACATTAAAGTTAGAGATCGACGTTTAAAGAAATGCATAGACAATATCTGCTCCTGGAAGAACATGTTGAAGCACTGGGGTGAGACAAATTGGACAGATGACGCGTCTTTTACTCCAACACCGCCTGCAATTTCTACTGCATCTCTCCCTGTCGTGTGA